In the genome of Geotrypetes seraphini chromosome 14, aGeoSer1.1, whole genome shotgun sequence, one region contains:
- the LOC117347970 gene encoding gonadotropin-releasing hormone II receptor-like: MTEALPFLNETQKNIPDTNLSAVTSDHPWMPPTFTTTARARVIVTCCLFLISACSNSAVLLSIIRKRRKSHIRILILSLTAADLLVTCLVMPLDAVWNVTIQWCAGELLCKLLNFFKLFAMYAAALVLVVISLDRHSAILYPFSFTNASQRNRVMLCVAWFLSFLLASPQIFIFRLYTIPSMNFTQCVTHGSFPEHWQETVYNMFTFMTLFVTPLCVMAVCYVRILWEISTQMKDKKGLARSKSEHISKARMKTLKMTLVIVASFIVCWTPYYLLGLWYWFQPEMIQQTPEYIHRSLFLFGLLHTCSDPLIYGLYTPSFWEDVTTCCRKMGAGSKGHHPAAKRMSGSELNVQDLTSNDGVTCVASTGTVIQTVF; encoded by the exons ATGACTGAAGCACTGCCCTTCCTGAATGAAACCCAAAAGAATATTCCGGATACCAACCTCTCAGCTGTTACCTCTGACCATCCATGGATGCCTCCCACTTTTACGACAACCGCCAGGGCCCGGGTCATTGTCACCTGCTGCCTCTTTCTGATTTCAGCCTGCAGCAATTCTGCAGTTCTGCTGAGCATCATAAGAAAACGCAGGAAGTCCCACATTCGCATTCTCATCCTGAGCCTCACCGCGGCTGACCTGTTGGTGACGTGCCTGGTGATGCCACTGGATGCGGTGTGGAATGTCACCATTCAGTGGTGCGCAGGGGAACTCTTGTGCAAGCtcctcaacttcttcaagcttttTGCCATGTATGCAGCAGCCCTGGTGCTGGTGGTAATCAGTTTGGATCGGCACTCTGCCATTCTTTATCCTTTCAGCTTTACCAATGCCAGCCAGCGAAACCGGGTCATGCTGTGTGTGGCTTggttcctgagcttcctcctgGCATCTCCTCAG ATTTTCATTTTCCGCTTGTACACCATCCCAAGCATGAATTTCACGCAATGTGTGACACACGGGAGCTTCCCGGAGCACTGGCAGGAAACCGTCTATAATATGTTCACGTTCATGACGCTCTTCGTGACTCCGCTCTGTGTCATGGCTGTGTGCTACGTGCGAATCCTGTGGGAGATCAGTACACAGATGAAGGACAAGAAAG GTCTTGCAAGAAGCAAAAGTGAGCACATCTCCAAGGCAAGAATGAAAACTCTGAAAATGACCCTCGTGATTGTGGCCTCGTTCATTGTCTGCTGGACCCCTTATTACCTCCTGGGCCTGTGGTACTGGTTCCAACCGGAGATGATTCAGCAGACCCCTGAATACATCCACCGCAGTCTGTTCCTGTTCGGTTTGCTGCACACCTGCTCTGACCCCTTGATCTATGGGCTGTACACACCCTCCTTCTGGGAAGATGTGACCACGTGTTGTCGGAAGATGGGCGCTGGGAGCAAGGGCCATCACCCTGCTGCCAAGCGTATGTCAGGCTCAGAGCTCAATGTACAAGATTTGACTTCAAACGATGGGGTCACCTGTGTGGCTTCAACTGGGACAGTCATTCAGACGGTCTTTTAG